CAAAATTCTTCTTTCGATCTTGGAATCGATCGTCTTCTGTTGCTCCACTGCTTTCATCACCACGTCGGTCAATGGGATCATCAAATCGGTCACTTGGCTGGGAATAAATCCAAGATATTTATCCGCATTAGAGATGACAAAATCGACTGTGGCCCCCAGATAAATTTTATCAAGCTCGATGGACTGGTCGCCAATTTTGGCATTGAAAATCGTTACTGTGCCATCTGAATTCAATTTCCACTCGTATGATAGGCCCGATACCTGAAGGATGCCGCTGGACCCTTCGGCCGCAGCCTGGGCATTGGTCCGCAAAATCTCTAAGACCTGTCTACCGGTCACATGAAACTTGACGATCGAATTGTTGAACGGCAAAATATTTTTAATATCCAGCTTTTTAATCGGACCAGCAGACAGATCCTGGCGAATGCCTCCACTGTTGATCAGCGCAAAGTCGGCCTGACTGAACTGGCGCATACAATCGGTCACAAAATTGCCGATATTGCTCTCCGAAATGCTGGATCGGCGCCAGTCAGTTTCCAGTTCCCCAATGACCTTGCCATACTGCTCATCGATCATTTGCTGAAATTTTTTGACCTCTGCTTCCAGCGATGGCTCAGACTCAATCCCCTCGTTCCACAAGGGTATCACTTGATAATTGTAGCTGAACACCGTATCGGCCGCCACGACGAGGTCCAATCGGCCGAGATCCCGCCAGCGGCTTCCAGCTTGCACAATGATTTTTCGGTTGACAATTGCAGGCTTCTGAAGCAAATGATGGCTATGCCCACCGATGATCACATCTACTTCTGGGCCGACCGTCACTGCCAGGAGTGAATCCGCTTGCAAACCATTATGGCTCAACACCACAATCAAATCGGTCAGCGGATCTAAAATTTTTGCAAGCGAATCGACGATCGGGGCGGAGGGACGGGCGACCAATTGATCACGTTGCGGTCGATTGAGATAATTGGGCAGATCATCGACGATCGTGCCAATAACCCCAACTGCCAGGTTGCCCTTGCTATAAATCTGATAAGGTTCTTTCGTGAACAGTCGACCATCGGCATGATACAGATTGGCCGAAAAGACCGGAAAATTGCAGAGATCAAATAGCTTCTGAGCATTGTCTACTGAAATATCGAACTCATGGTTTCCAGGCGTCAGACCATCAAATCCGATATCATTGAAAAATTTCACTAACGCACCGCCAAAAGCGCCTTCATATTCAATATCACAGATCGGCGATCCGGTCATGAAATCGCCAGCATTGAGCAAAAGCGTAGGATGATTTTCGTTGCGGATTGTTTTAATATAGTGGTTCAGCGCCAGCACGCCACCTAATTTGCGCTCTCGATTTCCATCTCGGTCTTTTATGGTCACTGGTAAAAAGGCGCCATGCATGTCATTCACATGGAGAATGGTAATTGCATCCGTGTGAGGAGCTGCTGGAGGATAAACCTTGCTGGTTCCACACCCCAGAAGCGTGATTAACAAGAGCAATCCGATGGTCATATTTCGCATAAATAATTCCTCAAATTGAATGGTTGATTGTTCCCGAATTTTTGTGGACGAATTTAGGTATTTCCGATCCCAAAATCAAGCAAAATATTTTCAGAAATGTGGTTGACAATATGAAAAGAATTTAGTATTTTCTATCCACCTTATTTCAATGTCTCGAGTAAGGAAATTTGTTCCACAGAGGGTAGGGGATTGATATTCGGAATGGATCAGTAACTAGTTCGGGATCGTTGGCAATTTGATCATGAAATGTTCGTTTTTTCATTCGAAGAATTTTCAACGAAATCGAGTCACGGAGTCTCACGATGGTGAAGCATATTGTGATGTGGAAGCTGCATGACTTTGCGGAGGGGCGTTCTAAAGCGGAAAACACCCATTTGATGAAACAATGGCTCGAGCAATTGAAAGACAAAATTGCTGATGTCCAATACTTGGAGGTCGGGATCAATTTCAAAGCTTCTGAAGACGCTTATGATGTAGTGCTCTATACCGAGTTTAAAGATCGCCAGGCGCTCGAAAATTATCAAGCCCATCCAGAACATATTCAATTCAAAAATAAAATTCAAAACCTTCGTCGTGATAAAATAGTTGTCGATTATGAAATTTGACACGCGATATTGGTGTTCGAGAATGCTGATCTGAATAATTCAATTTTATACGCGGAGCTGCTTATGCCCCTGATGTTCGACATGCCGCTGGAACAGCTTTATAGTTATGAGGGAAAGAACCCACGCCCGGCTGATTTTGATCGGTTCTGGGATGATGGGGTGAATGAGGTGAAGTCGATCGATCCCAAAGTAGAATTAGTCGCCTCGGATTTTCAGACTGAATT
This genomic stretch from candidate division KSB1 bacterium harbors:
- a CDS encoding Dabb family protein, with the translated sequence MVKHIVMWKLHDFAEGRSKAENTHLMKQWLEQLKDKIADVQYLEVGINFKASEDAYDVVLYTEFKDRQALENYQAHPEHIQFKNKIQNLRRDKIVVDYEI
- a CDS encoding bifunctional metallophosphatase/5'-nucleotidase — its product is MRNMTIGLLLLITLLGCGTSKVYPPAAPHTDAITILHVNDMHGAFLPVTIKDRDGNRERKLGGVLALNHYIKTIRNENHPTLLLNAGDFMTGSPICDIEYEGAFGGALVKFFNDIGFDGLTPGNHEFDISVDNAQKLFDLCNFPVFSANLYHADGRLFTKEPYQIYSKGNLAVGVIGTIVDDLPNYLNRPQRDQLVARPSAPIVDSLAKILDPLTDLIVVLSHNGLQADSLLAVTVGPEVDVIIGGHSHHLLQKPAIVNRKIIVQAGSRWRDLGRLDLVVAADTVFSYNYQVIPLWNEGIESEPSLEAEVKKFQQMIDEQYGKVIGELETDWRRSSISESNIGNFVTDCMRQFSQADFALINSGGIRQDLSAGPIKKLDIKNILPFNNSIVKFHVTGRQVLEILRTNAQAAAEGSSGILQVSGLSYEWKLNSDGTVTIFNAKIGDQSIELDKIYLGATVDFVISNADKYLGFIPSQVTDLMIPLTDVVMKAVEQQKTIDSKIERRILRKD